AAATCTTAGCCAGTTCTTGAAAGAGGGAACTTTAGCTAAAAATGAAATAGCTTTACACCAAGGTTATTAACAAAAATACCGACTCGAGCGACTAATAAGTCTATTCGAGTCGGTATTTTTTATTTTTTTTGATCTTTTTCTGTTTCTTTAACAAGATAAATCGGACGTTTTTTTGTTTCCAAGAAAATCTTACCGATGTATTTACCAATAATACCAAGGCAAAGTAACTGCAAACCGCCAACAAATAGAATAATACAAACCATAGAAGGCCATCCGCTAGTAGGATCTCCTTGAATAATCGTTCTAAAGAAAATAATAAACATCGCAATAACAGATCCAACACATGAAAAAGCCCCAACATAAGAAGCAAGATTTAATGGAGCTTCTGAAAAATTGACAATACCATCAATCGAGTAACTTAATAGACTCAAAAATGACCACGAAGTAGACCCCGCTACCCGTTCACGATTTTCGTAAGAAAGATATTCCGTATTGAATCCTACCCAACTAAAAATACCTTTTGAAAAACGGTTGTACTCAGTTAACTCTAAAATTCCATCTACCATTTGACGGGTCATCAAGCGAAAATCTCTGGCACCATCAACCATCTCTGTCTCACCAATTTTATTAACCAATCGATAAAACATCTTAGCAAAAAAACTGCGAATAGGCGGTTCGCCTTCTCGATCCCCTCGTCTTGTACCGATACAATCCAATTCCCGGTTTGCTTCAAGCATTTGAATCATTTTAGGCAGTAATTCTGGCGGGTCTTGTAAATCAACATCCATTACGGTAATTAAGTCGCCTGTCGCTTCATTAAGTCCAGCGTACAATCCTGCTTCTTTTCCAAAATTTCTAGAAAACGAAATGAAACGAACTTTTTCAGGATGTTCTTTATATAAATTTCTCAGTGTATTTAACGTTTGGTCTTTTGAACCATCGTTAATAAATATGTATTCTATGTCATGTTGAATTTGTGAACTTACTTTCTCCACTTCTTCAAAAAACAATGGGATTGACTCCTCTTCGTTGTAACAAGGAACGATAATAGATAGCATGAAATTTCCTCCAAAAAATATTCTCTTTCATTATAGCACATATCTATAATGGAATAATAAAAAAAAGCTGATAAGCATTCGAATCCACTATCCGTCAACTATTTTGAAAACAGCATCTCTCAAAAACAAATTTATAAAAAATAAATAACAGATATTTTTTAATTATTTCCAGTCGAAAAACCGAATAAGCCTTATGCTTTATGGGTCATTCAAACTCAAAACAAATTATTAATCTAACTTTAAATAATCATTACATTTTTGTTTTTAGTTTGATTTCCAATTGAAATCTATTAAATTAATGGTTATTATAAAGAGAGTAAGTGTTTTTTTATCTCGAATATACGCAATTGTATAACTTTTATATTCTTTTAATAACGGAAAAGCATAATATTTTTACGAAAAGGAGATTAAATATGTTAGAAGATATTTTATTAGATGATGTTGCCCAGCGTAAAATCAGCGTTTTTAATCAATTACTGAATACCGCAAACGGTACATATAGCGTTCATTATTTTGAACAATTCACAGATTTTTCCTATGCTCGCTTGAATTCATTATTTGCTGAAATACATGAAGATCTCATGGAAAAGCAAGGACTTGAGTTATTGAATGATCAAGGGAAAGTACATATAGACTTATCAAAGTTACGTGATATTCCATATTCTCAATTTTTATTTCGAAAGAGCTTACCTTATAAATTTTTACTTGCAACAATTTTAGAAAACAACTATACCATAGAAAATTTTTGTAGAGATCATTTTATTAGCCGGGCGTCAATCATTAGAAGACTTCAGCCTTTGATCAATTATTTAAAAAAATTCGATATTCAACTCAACTGTTCTAAACTTCAACTGTCTGGAAAAGAAAACTTGATTCGAATTGTTTATTTAAATTTCTTTTGGATTACATCGTATGGCGAAGATCTCTTTTTAGCATTGGACGAATCAAAAAGAGGCTTTGATCTCTTTGACCCAGAGGACCATCAATGGATGACCTATACTGAGCCTAGAGAGTGGTATTTACTGACAACAATTTCTCGTTTGCGGATCAAAAAAAAGCATTATATTTTCGAACCGCCATTTAAACAACTGACCTTTCCAAAAACAAATATGTCTTTTATCAAAGAATTGGAGCAATCAAGGCTCCCTCAACAATTCATAGAAAGAGAAGTTACGTTTCTTTCGTTTATGATGTTTTATTGGAGTATCTATTTTTATGCAGATGATCCTCGAATTCATTTCGTAAAAGAATACATGAAAAGCGAACAGCAACCACTAGGTAACCTGATTGGGCGTTTTGAGGAATTTTACTCTCCTCTATTTTCAGAAAAAGCTTTATCTAATGACGAAAAAGACCTGCTGAATATCAATATTTTCACAACTTG
The Enterococcus silesiacus DNA segment above includes these coding regions:
- a CDS encoding glucosyl transferase family 2, which produces MLSIIVPCYNEEESIPLFFEEVEKVSSQIQHDIEYIFINDGSKDQTLNTLRNLYKEHPEKVRFISFSRNFGKEAGLYAGLNEATGDLITVMDVDLQDPPELLPKMIQMLEANRELDCIGTRRGDREGEPPIRSFFAKMFYRLVNKIGETEMVDGARDFRLMTRQMVDGILELTEYNRFSKGIFSWVGFNTEYLSYENRERVAGSTSWSFLSLLSYSIDGIVNFSEAPLNLASYVGAFSCVGSVIAMFIIFFRTIIQGDPTSGWPSMVCIILFVGGLQLLCLGIIGKYIGKIFLETKKRPIYLVKETEKDQKK